A window of Mangifera indica cultivar Alphonso chromosome 11, CATAS_Mindica_2.1, whole genome shotgun sequence contains these coding sequences:
- the LOC123229046 gene encoding low affinity sulfate transporter 3 isoform X1: MGSLPTETSVEEQQQRQPDLENSSRAERAYWLLNSPDPPGLWHELIGSIREIFFPGKLSSSNSKQPWSSRSFLVLQSLFPILKWGRIYSVSKFKHDLMAGLTLASLSIPQSIGYANLAKLDPQYGLYTSVVPPLIYALMGSSREIAIGPVAVVSMLLSSMIQPVVDVAADPIAYRKLVFTVTFFAGLFQSIFGLFRLGFLVDFLSHAAIVGFMAGAAIVIGLQQLKGLLGISHFTTKTDVISVLGSVFTSLHNSWYPLNFVFGCSFLVFLLFARFIGRRNKKLFWFPAIAPLLSVILSTFIVYMTRADKHGVQIVKHIKGGLNPSTAHQLQFQGPHLGQAAKIGLISAVTALTEAVAVGRSFASIKGYHLDGNKEMVAMGFMNLAGSLTSCYVATGSFSRTAVNFSAGCQTVVSNIVMAITVLFSLILFTKLLYYTPIAILASIILSALPGLIDLPEAYYIFKVDKLDFIACVGAFLGVLFASVEIGLLVAVSISFAKLLLNAIRPSVQLLGRLPRTDTFCEMSQFPMAIETPGILTIRINSALLCFANANFIRERITKWVTEEEDDLQEPRKKTVQVVILDMSNMMNIDTSGILALEELHKDLASHGIDLAMACPRWQVLHKLKLAKFVDRIGKGNIFLSVGEANDACVGRSKFGALSNC; encoded by the exons ATGGGTTCATTGCCTACTGAAACCTCAGTGGAGGAGCAGCAGCAGCGGCAACCGGACTTGGAGAATTCCAGTCGGGCAGAGAGGGCATACTGGTTGCTTAATTCACCAGATCCTCCAGGCTTATGGCATGAGCTCATAGGTTCCATAAGAGAAATTTTCTTTCCTGGAAAACTCtcttcatcaaattcaaaacaaCCTTGGTCTAGCCGTTCTTTTCTAGTCTTGCAAAGCCTATTTCCAATTCTTAAATGGGGAAGGATTTACAGCGTCTCAAAGTTTAAACATGATTTGATGGCAGGCTTAACTCTTGCTAGCTTAAGCATTCCTCAG AGTATTGGTTATGCTAATTTAGCAAAACTGGACCCTCAGTATGGTCTAT ATACAAGTGTTGTCCCCCCTCTGATTTATGCACTAATGGGGAGTTCAAGAGAGATAGCCATCGGACCAGTAGCTGTGGTTTCAATGCTCCTATCCTCCATGATTCAGCCAGTAGTAGATGTTGCAGCTGATCCTATCGCCTACAGGAAGCTTGTTTTTACTGTCACTTTCTTTGCCGGTCTCTTCCAATCTATATTTGGGTTGTTTAG GTTGGGGTTTCTGGTGGATTTTCTTTCACATGCTGCCATTGTTGGATTTATGGCTGGTGCAGCCATTGTTATTGGCCTTCAGCAATTGAAGGGATTACTTGGCATCAGTCATTTCACCACCAAAACTGATGTGATCTCTGTCCTGGGATCTGTTTTTACATCACTTCACAATTCG TGGTATCCTCTGAATTTTGTCTTCGGTTGTTCATTTCTTGTCTTCCTCCTATTTGCCAGGTTCATT GGTAGAAGAAATAAAAAGCTCTTCTGGTTTCCAGCAATTGCTCCTCTTCTATCAGTTATATTATCCACTTTCATTGTGTATATGACAAGAGCCGATAAGCATGGAGTTCAGATTGTAAAACACATTAAAGGAGGCCTTAATCCGAGTACAGCCCATCAATTGCAATTCCAAGGACCCCATCTTGGACAAGCTGCCAAAATTGGACTAATTTCTGCTGTTACTGCTCTCACT gAAGCCGTTGCTGTTGGCCGGTCTTTTGCTTCCATAAAAGGCTACCACCTTGATGGGAACAAGGAAATGGTAGCTATGGGCTTCATGAACCTTGCAGGATCTTTAACTTCATGCTATGTGGCAACTG GATCCTTTTCCCGAACAGCTGTAAATTTCAGTGCAGGGTGTCAAACTGTGGTGTCAAATATAGTGATGGCCATTACTGTGCTATTTTCACTGATATTGTTTACAAAGCTCTTGTACTACACGCCTATTGCCATTCTTGCTTCAATCATTCTATCTGCTCTTCCGGGACTAATTGACCTGCCTGAAGCTTACTATATTTTTAAGGTTGACAAACTAGACTTCATTGCTTGCGTTGGAGCTTTTCTTGGGGTTTTGTTTGCATCAGTTGAAATTGGCCTTCTAGTTGCg GTGAGCATCTCATTTGCAAAGCTCTTGCTGAATGCCATTAGACCCAGCGTACAACTATTAGGCAGACTTCCAAGGACAGACACCTTTTGCGAGATGAGTCAATTTCCCATGGCCATTGAAACTCCAGGCATTTTGACTATCCGCATCAACTCTGCCTTGCTTTGCTTTGCTAATGCAAACTTCATAAGAGAAAG GATTACCAAATGGGTAACAGAAGAAGAGGATGACTTACAAGAACCCAGAAAGAAAACTGTCCAAGTAGTAATTCTAGACATGTCCA ATATGATGAACATCGACACTTCAGGGATTCTTGCACTGGAAGAACTGCATAAAGATTTGGCTTCACATGGCATAGAT TTAGCAATGGCCTGTCCAAGATGGCAAGTACTACACAAGCTGAAATTAGCCAAATTTGTCGACAGAATTGGGAAAGGGAATATTTTCCTCAGTGTTGGTGAAGCTAATGATGCATGTGTTGGCCGTTCTAAATTTGGTGCTCTTAGCAACTGTTAA
- the LOC123229664 gene encoding uncharacterized protein LOC123229664 produces the protein MGRVKLEIKRIENNTNRQVTFSKRRNGLIKKAYELSILCDIDIALIMFSPSGRLSHFSGKKRIEDVFSRYVNLPDQEREHALIFPDQGRHPDIQNEEYLLRALQQLRSENDIALQLANPAAINKDIEELQQELGRLQHQLQMAEDQIRTYEPDPLRLTSMKDIESCEKNLVDTLTHVVQRKDYLMSNHLSSYDPSGMQCQQAMPTSFENDVVGWLPDGGHNQAQIFDTPAPLNQLRDLSRTMYDPLLQGNSLNTGPPDMGECQITNTSPENYPTWTHAYVSTDLCSSPASPTFYPHVRQHGMMGIETTEIVPREQVDIPINGRHVQTDNEGARTESHKLMGNGINTILSVQKKLHDYSMKMDQVDTTGELGSSLMFDFDFDDELPLLDNPQSQPFEQSPQEMQGSPSGSNPPMSTEKFDSSIEKASNLTPTVNADPLTETTQASDPKTESSQLQPPPAVDQNQELPSPDQVNSDAQVSPTGHENISPNSNPSQPVVAAPNPSPMVFSSVNTPLSGVPPQLLYVSTLENVELGSSSGSNESLLNYFDTRQTFVGSTDSGFGGFDPSLGNATNIQRTKSTFLPSPLSATKSHQHPPLTAELIPQTTAVVPSFNSEHETSLSHLNQLITGPENGLQNEPQHQKGLSPVNLSCQLSADQLVQNQPSVQYYPTSFPQSSTGMGTVNQQLPPWLSRQPSWLSCQNVPFTPLLTPSRSQTNHFPAPNALDSQYANVMLPASSGPTRSQHSANQLQQFIGVPENAFNPQSQGSMIPEYSPLIRPQNLPYQSNQLPMLPNLQDQQRYNNIMPVPSMALSLRTPEYLHHQHLNQAALTPDASNLQRFNSFQLQPNTPLLPTIPELNDRNQSMVPQSLMLPGSQNFELPGLFNQPARPSMGYHIPGSSQKNQVLNPTNQRELNVYNPAGATFSQLELSLNSHDEQPPLGLGRRRRGRPSTRYELGESSSSTSIKRSRCSNFAYGDSNLQRPQGNQVNNPYHSNVFSVSKPMKNSVYDPIFEGIGLPVDPHLRLFNAHY, from the exons TGATATTCAGAACGAAGAG TATCTGCTAAGAGCTCTGCAGCAACTGAGGAGTGAAAATGACATTGCTCTTCAACTAGCCAA TCCCGCAGCGATCAATAAAGATATtgag gAACTCCAGCAAGAACTTGGCAGGTTACAGCATCAACTTCAAATGGCTGAGGACCAGATAAG GACATATGAACCTGACCCTTTAAGGCTAACATCCATGAAAGATATTGAATCCTGCGAGAAAAACCTTGTTGACACTTTGACACATGTTGTGCAAAGAAAG GATTATCTAATGAGCAACCATCTATCTTCTTACGATCCATCTGGTATGCAG TGTCAACAAGCAATGCCAACGTCTTTTGAGAATGACGTTGTAGGCTGGTTGCCTGATGGTGGCCATAACCAAGCCCAAATATTCGACACACCAGCCCCTTTAAATCAACTCag AGATTTATCAAGAACAATGTATGATCCATTGTTGCAAGGAAATAGCTTGAACACAGGGCCACCTGACATGGGAGAATGTCAAATCACCAACACAAGTCCCGAAAATTATCCCACGTGGACTCACGCTTATGTTTCAACAGACCTCTGTTCCTCTCCTGCATCACCTACCTTTTACCCTCA TGTGCGGCAGCATGGCATGATGGGTATAGAGACAACAGAGATTGTGCCACGTGAGCAGGTTGATATCCCAATCAATGGCCGCCATGTACAAACTGACAATGAAGGTGCAAGAACAGAATCCCACAAGTTAATGGGCAATG GAATTAATACAATTTTGTCTGTCCAGAAGAAATTACATGATTATTCAATGAAA ATGGATCAGGTTGACACAACTGGTGAACTAGGATCTTCTTTGATGTTTGACTTCGACTTTGATGATGAACTTCCGTTACTTGACAACCCCCAATCACAGCCTTTTGAGCAGAGTCCACAA GAGATGCAAGGATCACCATCAGGAAGCAATCCGCCCATGTCAACTGAAAAATTCGATTCTTCAATTGAGAAAGCTTCAAACTTAACACCAACAGTCAATGCGGATCCACTGACAGAGACAACACAAGCCTCTGATCCAAAAACA GAAAGCTCGCAACTCCAACCTCCGCCGGCTGTAGATCAAAACCAAGAGCTGCCTTCACCGGATCAGGTGAACTCCGATGCACAGGTCTCACCCACTGGACATGAAAATATTAGTCCAAATAGTAATCCAAGCCAACCGGTCGTTGCTGCTCCCAACCCATCACCGATGGTCTTCTCATCCGTTAATACTCCATTGTCAGGGGTGCCACCGCAACTGCTCTATGTTTCAACGTTG GAGAATGTGGAGCTGGGATCATCAAGTGGAAGTAATGAGTCTTTACTGAATTATTTCGACACCAGACAGACCTTCGTGGGATCAACAGATTCAGGTTTCGGAGGCTTTGATCCCTCTCTTGGAAATGCTACAAATATACAACGAACGAAATCAACATTCCTCCCTTCCCCATTATCAGCGACCAAATCACACCAACACCCTCCATTGACG GCAGAGTTGATTCCACAGACGACGGCTGTAGTCCCATCATTTAATTCAGAACATGAGACGAGTTTGTCACATCTAAATCAGCTAATCACTGGCCCTGAAAATGGCCTTCAGAATGAGCCTCAACA TCAAAAAGGGCTGAGTCCAGTCAATCTATCTTGCCAATTATCCGCTGATCAACTTGTACAGAATCAGCCATCAGTTCAATATTATCCAACTTCTTTCCCTCAGAGCTCC ACTGGAATGGGAACTGTAAATCAACAGCTACCCCCTTGGCTTTCTAGACAGCCCTCTTGGCTTTCTTGCCAGAATGTTCCTTTTACGCCTTTGTTAACTCCATCAAG gtcCCAAACAAATCATTTCCCGGCTCCTAATGCTCTTGATTCTCAATACGCCAACGTCATGCTACCTGCATCCTCTGGGCCAACAAG GTCTCAACATTCAGCTAATCAGCTACAACAGTTCATCGGAGTCCCGGAGAATGCTTTTAATCCACAATCGCAAGGCTCTATGATTCCTGAATATTCTCCTCTAATAAG GCCCCAAAATTTACCATATCAATCGAATCAATTGCCAATGTTACCTAATCTGCAGGATCAACAACGTTATAACAACATCATGCCCGTTCCTTCAATGGCTTTGAGTTTGAG GACCCCAGAATATCTTCATCATCAGCACCTCAATCAAGCTGCACTAACACCTGATGCATCAAATTTACAGCGTTTTAACTCCTTCCAACTCCAGCCTAACACTCCATTGCTGCCAAC GATTCCCGAGTTAAATGATCGCAATCAATCCATGGTGCCACAATCTCTCATGCTTCCAGG GTCACAGAATTTCGAACTCCCTGGACTATTTAATCAACCGGCCAGGCCAAGTATGGGGTACCATATACCTGGCAGCTCTCAGAAAAATCAAGTCTTGAATCCAACAAATCAAAGA GAACTTAATGTCTACAACCCTGCTGGAGCAACATTTTCTCAGTTGGAACTGTCTTTGAACAGCCACGATGAG CAACCACCTCTGGGACTGGGACGACGGCGTCGCGGCCGTCCTTCGACCCGATATGAATTGGGGGAATCGTCATCATCAACATCAATTAAACGCTCTAGGTGTTCAAACTTTGCATAT GGGGATTCGAACTTGCAAAGGCCTCAAGGGAACCAAGTCAATAACCCATATCATTCAAATGTTTTCAGTGTCTCAAA GCCAATGAAGAATTCTGTATATGATCCAATATTTGAGGGCATTGGTCTGCCAGTTGATCCCCATCTAAGGCTGTTTAATGCCCACTACTAA
- the LOC123229046 gene encoding low affinity sulfate transporter 3 isoform X2, translated as MGSLPTETSVEEQQQRQPDLENSSRAERAYWLLNSPDPPGLWHELIGSIREIFFPGKLSSSNSKQPWSSRSFLVLQSLFPILKWGRIYSVSKFKHDLMAGLTLASLSIPQSIGYANLAKLDPQYGLYTSVVPPLIYALMGSSREIAIGPVAVVSMLLSSMIQPVVDVAADPIAYRKLVFTVTFFAGLFQSIFGLFRLGFLVDFLSHAAIVGFMAGAAIVIGLQQLKGLLGISHFTTKTDVISVLGSVFTSLHNSWYPLNFVFGCSFLVFLLFARFIGRRNKKLFWFPAIAPLLSVILSTFIVYMTRADKHGVQIVKHIKGGLNPSTAHQLQFQGPHLGQAAKIGLISAVTALTEAVAVGRSFASIKGYHLDGNKEMVAMGFMNLAGSLTSCYVATGSFSRTAVNFSAGCQTVVSNIVMAITVLFSLILFTKLLYYTPIAILASIILSALPGLIDLPEAYYIFKVSISFAKLLLNAIRPSVQLLGRLPRTDTFCEMSQFPMAIETPGILTIRINSALLCFANANFIRERITKWVTEEEDDLQEPRKKTVQVVILDMSNMMNIDTSGILALEELHKDLASHGIDLAMACPRWQVLHKLKLAKFVDRIGKGNIFLSVGEANDACVGRSKFGALSNC; from the exons ATGGGTTCATTGCCTACTGAAACCTCAGTGGAGGAGCAGCAGCAGCGGCAACCGGACTTGGAGAATTCCAGTCGGGCAGAGAGGGCATACTGGTTGCTTAATTCACCAGATCCTCCAGGCTTATGGCATGAGCTCATAGGTTCCATAAGAGAAATTTTCTTTCCTGGAAAACTCtcttcatcaaattcaaaacaaCCTTGGTCTAGCCGTTCTTTTCTAGTCTTGCAAAGCCTATTTCCAATTCTTAAATGGGGAAGGATTTACAGCGTCTCAAAGTTTAAACATGATTTGATGGCAGGCTTAACTCTTGCTAGCTTAAGCATTCCTCAG AGTATTGGTTATGCTAATTTAGCAAAACTGGACCCTCAGTATGGTCTAT ATACAAGTGTTGTCCCCCCTCTGATTTATGCACTAATGGGGAGTTCAAGAGAGATAGCCATCGGACCAGTAGCTGTGGTTTCAATGCTCCTATCCTCCATGATTCAGCCAGTAGTAGATGTTGCAGCTGATCCTATCGCCTACAGGAAGCTTGTTTTTACTGTCACTTTCTTTGCCGGTCTCTTCCAATCTATATTTGGGTTGTTTAG GTTGGGGTTTCTGGTGGATTTTCTTTCACATGCTGCCATTGTTGGATTTATGGCTGGTGCAGCCATTGTTATTGGCCTTCAGCAATTGAAGGGATTACTTGGCATCAGTCATTTCACCACCAAAACTGATGTGATCTCTGTCCTGGGATCTGTTTTTACATCACTTCACAATTCG TGGTATCCTCTGAATTTTGTCTTCGGTTGTTCATTTCTTGTCTTCCTCCTATTTGCCAGGTTCATT GGTAGAAGAAATAAAAAGCTCTTCTGGTTTCCAGCAATTGCTCCTCTTCTATCAGTTATATTATCCACTTTCATTGTGTATATGACAAGAGCCGATAAGCATGGAGTTCAGATTGTAAAACACATTAAAGGAGGCCTTAATCCGAGTACAGCCCATCAATTGCAATTCCAAGGACCCCATCTTGGACAAGCTGCCAAAATTGGACTAATTTCTGCTGTTACTGCTCTCACT gAAGCCGTTGCTGTTGGCCGGTCTTTTGCTTCCATAAAAGGCTACCACCTTGATGGGAACAAGGAAATGGTAGCTATGGGCTTCATGAACCTTGCAGGATCTTTAACTTCATGCTATGTGGCAACTG GATCCTTTTCCCGAACAGCTGTAAATTTCAGTGCAGGGTGTCAAACTGTGGTGTCAAATATAGTGATGGCCATTACTGTGCTATTTTCACTGATATTGTTTACAAAGCTCTTGTACTACACGCCTATTGCCATTCTTGCTTCAATCATTCTATCTGCTCTTCCGGGACTAATTGACCTGCCTGAAGCTTACTATATTTTTAAG GTGAGCATCTCATTTGCAAAGCTCTTGCTGAATGCCATTAGACCCAGCGTACAACTATTAGGCAGACTTCCAAGGACAGACACCTTTTGCGAGATGAGTCAATTTCCCATGGCCATTGAAACTCCAGGCATTTTGACTATCCGCATCAACTCTGCCTTGCTTTGCTTTGCTAATGCAAACTTCATAAGAGAAAG GATTACCAAATGGGTAACAGAAGAAGAGGATGACTTACAAGAACCCAGAAAGAAAACTGTCCAAGTAGTAATTCTAGACATGTCCA ATATGATGAACATCGACACTTCAGGGATTCTTGCACTGGAAGAACTGCATAAAGATTTGGCTTCACATGGCATAGAT TTAGCAATGGCCTGTCCAAGATGGCAAGTACTACACAAGCTGAAATTAGCCAAATTTGTCGACAGAATTGGGAAAGGGAATATTTTCCTCAGTGTTGGTGAAGCTAATGATGCATGTGTTGGCCGTTCTAAATTTGGTGCTCTTAGCAACTGTTAA